The Kiritimatiellia bacterium genome includes a window with the following:
- a CDS encoding glycosyltransferase family 2 protein, with product MRYSIVIPVFNEEDNVLPLAEECAALADRAGPFEVLFVDDGSRDRTWDRITEAARKYPFIRGIRSEQNRGQSAAMLLGLSRAKGEILVTIDGDRQNNPADIPRLVERVGPVDVVVGYRAKRRDTWSRRVGSRIGNAIRNLVTRDGLRDTGCSLKAFKRECREDLPPVNGVHRFMGAYFRLHGRSIEEIPVDHRPRPAGRSKYTNLSRLPRTTFDLIGFMWYRARRLPPLTVDREI from the coding sequence ATGCGCTACTCGATTGTCATTCCCGTATTTAACGAGGAAGACAATGTGCTTCCGCTCGCCGAGGAGTGCGCCGCGCTAGCCGACCGCGCCGGTCCATTCGAAGTCCTCTTCGTGGATGATGGAAGCCGCGATCGAACCTGGGACCGGATCACTGAGGCGGCACGAAAATATCCTTTCATCCGCGGTATTCGTTCGGAGCAAAACCGCGGGCAATCGGCGGCCATGCTACTGGGGCTTTCCCGCGCAAAAGGCGAAATCCTCGTGACGATCGACGGGGACCGCCAGAACAATCCGGCAGACATCCCGCGGTTGGTCGAGCGGGTCGGGCCGGTCGACGTCGTCGTCGGTTACCGGGCGAAACGGCGCGACACCTGGTCCCGGCGGGTGGGTTCGCGAATCGGGAACGCCATCCGCAATCTCGTGACGCGGGACGGGCTGCGCGATACGGGCTGCAGCCTGAAAGCCTTCAAGCGCGAGTGCCGCGAGGACCTGCCGCCCGTCAATGGCGTCCACCGCTTCATGGGGGCGTACTTCCGGCTTCACGGCCGCTCAATTGAGGAAATCCCGGTGGATCATCGCCCGCGGCCGGCGGGACGGTCGAAATACACGAACTTGTCGAGGCTGCCGCGCACCACCTTCGATTTGATCGGTTTCATGTGGTACCGGGCTCGGCGGCTTCCGCCGTTGACGGTAGATCGTGAAATATAA
- a CDS encoding PhoH family protein produces the protein MADRVLHFDNAREVQELLGRRGELLGKLEPAFGVRLASRDLWLKVEGPEEAVERVCRLIDILRVARQSGVTLREPGIAYAVQAFLDGREAELERLYSARIEVADGKPPIYPRTFGQLRYLEAIRNYDFVFGLGPAGTGKTYLAMAMAVADLTRGEVSRIILTRPAVEAGESLGFLPGDLQQKVFPYLRPLYDALYDMMSPDRIERYSERGVIEVAPLAYMRGRTLNHAFVILDEAQNTTEEQMLMFLTRLGFDSKCVITGDLTQVDLPAHKSSGLLEAQRTLRNVDGIAIIELTEADVVRHPLVQKIIQAYRADRAAKG, from the coding sequence ATGGCTGATCGCGTTCTTCATTTCGACAATGCCCGCGAAGTCCAGGAGCTGCTCGGACGCCGTGGCGAACTTCTTGGGAAACTCGAGCCCGCATTCGGTGTGCGGCTTGCCTCGCGCGATCTGTGGCTGAAGGTCGAAGGTCCCGAAGAGGCCGTCGAACGGGTCTGCCGGCTGATCGACATCCTGCGCGTGGCGCGCCAGTCGGGTGTCACCTTGCGGGAGCCCGGCATCGCGTATGCCGTGCAGGCATTCCTCGATGGCCGCGAGGCTGAACTCGAGCGGCTCTACTCCGCGCGCATCGAGGTCGCCGATGGCAAACCGCCAATCTACCCGCGCACCTTCGGCCAGCTTCGTTATCTCGAAGCAATCCGCAACTACGATTTTGTGTTCGGCCTCGGCCCCGCGGGCACGGGCAAAACCTATCTCGCCATGGCGATGGCGGTGGCCGACCTAACCCGCGGCGAGGTCAGCCGCATCATTCTGACCCGCCCGGCGGTCGAGGCCGGCGAAAGCCTCGGGTTCCTCCCCGGGGATCTGCAACAAAAGGTCTTCCCTTATCTGAGACCCCTGTACGATGCGCTCTACGACATGATGAGCCCCGATCGGATCGAACGATATTCGGAACGCGGTGTGATCGAGGTCGCCCCGCTCGCTTATATGCGCGGCCGCACGCTAAACCACGCGTTCGTGATTCTCGACGAGGCGCAAAACACCACGGAGGAGCAGATGCTGATGTTCCTCACCCGGCTCGGCTTCGATTCCAAATGCGTGATCACCGGCGATCTAACGCAGGTCGACCTCCCCGCCCACAAATCGTCGGGCCTGCTTGAGGCGCAACGGACGCTCCGAAACGTCGACGGCATCGCGATCATCGAACTGACCGAAGCGGACGTCGTCCGCCATCCCCTTGTGCAAAAGATCATCCAGGCCTACCGGGCCGACCGCGCAGCGAAAGGCTGA
- a CDS encoding HIT domain-containing protein, which translates to MSNIWAPWRIEYILAPKDGECFLCRKFAETEDARNHLLFRGRTCSIVMNRYPYTGGHLMICPIRHVAELGDLTREERIELMDLTARSLEVLRAVMKPDGFNIGFNIGKAAGAGLRDHLHQHVVPRWVGDTNIMPVLADVTVIPQALDDLYRRLKPHFDG; encoded by the coding sequence ATGAGCAATATTTGGGCGCCCTGGCGCATCGAATACATCCTGGCCCCCAAAGACGGGGAATGTTTTCTGTGCCGCAAATTCGCCGAGACGGAAGACGCGCGCAACCATCTCCTCTTCCGGGGTCGAACGTGCTCCATTGTGATGAACCGATACCCGTACACCGGCGGCCACCTGATGATCTGCCCGATCCGGCATGTCGCGGAACTGGGGGACCTTACCCGCGAGGAGCGTATCGAATTGATGGACCTGACGGCCAGGAGCCTTGAGGTGCTTCGCGCGGTCATGAAGCCGGATGGCTTCAACATCGGCTTCAACATTGGGAAGGCAGCCGGCGCCGGCCTCCGCGATCACCTGCACCAACACGTGGTCCCTCGCTGGGTGGGCGACACCAACATCATGCCGGTTCTGGCGGATGTCACCGTCATCCCGCAAGCCCTCGACGACCTCTACAGGCGCCTCAAACCGCATTTCGATGGCTGA
- the holA gene encoding DNA polymerase III subunit delta: MVKGKKSLAVAPPKRAEENAIWLFFGNDEECVARSAVQLVDSLVPRELRDTELETVDGRAENAEEAVAAIRRVRSGLETVGLFSTSRLVWLRDATFFQDNRVGRSSAVKAEVAALADLIKSGFCPGNRLLVTALSVDRRSAFFKACEVYGDVREFEIPDRPREQEEYVCERIREIATGLGLDLTHAAVAALYGKIGPDTRRLAVELEKLRCYKGEEHRVTDEDVRRIISAAREAAAWDLADAVGDRNLERSLETLRQLLFQGEEEFLLIMGLQSRISELLIIRTALDQGWMEVGGSDAWPRAAWRGAGPAEAVFGDLPEKMQPAQMNPFRAGRLAIQARRYKRAELLEAQRILLETHEAMVRTPTPPDLLLEMALVKIISK, encoded by the coding sequence ATGGTGAAAGGCAAAAAATCGCTGGCGGTCGCGCCTCCGAAACGGGCGGAGGAAAACGCCATCTGGTTGTTTTTTGGGAACGACGAGGAATGCGTTGCCCGTAGCGCCGTTCAGCTCGTCGATTCGTTGGTCCCTCGCGAACTGCGGGACACCGAGCTGGAGACGGTCGACGGCCGCGCGGAAAATGCAGAGGAAGCCGTTGCAGCGATTCGGCGCGTGCGCAGCGGGCTGGAGACGGTGGGGCTTTTCAGCACTTCGCGTCTGGTGTGGCTGCGCGATGCGACGTTCTTCCAGGACAACCGCGTGGGACGCTCATCGGCGGTCAAAGCGGAGGTCGCCGCGCTCGCTGATCTGATCAAATCGGGCTTTTGTCCGGGCAATCGCCTGCTGGTCACTGCGCTGTCGGTCGATCGGCGCTCAGCGTTTTTCAAGGCCTGCGAAGTGTATGGTGACGTGCGAGAGTTCGAGATCCCTGACAGGCCGCGCGAGCAGGAGGAATACGTCTGCGAGCGGATTCGGGAGATCGCAACTGGACTCGGCCTGGACCTCACCCACGCCGCGGTTGCGGCGCTGTATGGCAAGATTGGACCAGACACGCGGCGACTGGCCGTCGAACTCGAAAAGCTGCGCTGCTACAAAGGGGAGGAGCATCGGGTCACGGACGAGGACGTCCGGCGCATCATCTCCGCCGCGCGCGAAGCGGCCGCATGGGATCTGGCGGATGCAGTGGGCGACAGGAATTTGGAACGCTCCCTCGAGACGCTGCGCCAGTTGTTGTTCCAAGGCGAGGAGGAATTCCTGCTCATCATGGGCCTGCAATCGCGAATCAGTGAGCTCCTCATCATTCGCACGGCCCTTGATCAGGGGTGGATGGAGGTTGGCGGCAGCGACGCGTGGCCCCGGGCGGCATGGCGGGGGGCCGGCCCTGCGGAGGCTGTCTTCGGCGACCTGCCCGAGAAAATGCAGCCGGCGCAAATGAATCCCTTCCGCGCGGGCCGGCTGGCAATTCAGGCGCGGCGCTATAAGCGAGCAGAGCTGCTGGAGGCGCAACGTATCCTGCTCGAAACGCACGAGGCGATGGTCCGCACGCCCACGCCACCCGACTTGCTGTTGGAAATGGCTCTGGTCAAAATCATTTCCAAATGA
- a CDS encoding DUF3108 domain-containing protein: MRATLSITIAIWALSFLLPASGLAETGRPQLWFEVGEELHYRIYWGVIYVGDSHVTTEWIEEDGRTLLRIRYRTRSNSFLDRIYPVDDTIEAVIEPHSFLPVRFEKRLSEGRYRADEVTVFDHAAGKAYWTNRRKNITKEFDIEPDTRDIVTFMYFMRQREFLPGEEASFRVMADEKIYDLFIKAGPVETLSMPKYGKVKSIRIVPEAAFQGLFVRKGRMTLWVSQDARRVATRIQASVPVANVHVNLYQVRGPGNDFWVQGGSKWAEDGAGGDARRPETEDLAHVD, translated from the coding sequence ATGAGAGCGACCCTCTCCATCACGATAGCGATTTGGGCTCTGTCGTTTCTGCTGCCGGCCTCCGGGTTGGCCGAGACGGGACGTCCTCAGCTTTGGTTCGAGGTGGGCGAGGAACTGCATTATCGCATTTACTGGGGAGTTATCTATGTCGGCGATTCGCACGTGACCACGGAATGGATCGAGGAAGACGGAAGAACCTTGCTGCGCATTCGGTATCGGACCCGCAGCAATTCGTTTCTGGACCGCATCTATCCTGTGGATGACACGATCGAAGCGGTTATTGAGCCGCATTCCTTTCTTCCCGTGCGCTTCGAAAAACGGTTGAGCGAGGGGCGCTATCGGGCCGACGAGGTCACGGTTTTCGACCACGCTGCCGGCAAGGCGTATTGGACGAACCGTCGAAAGAACATCACGAAAGAATTTGATATCGAACCTGACACCAGGGATATCGTGACCTTCATGTATTTCATGCGCCAGCGCGAATTCCTGCCGGGCGAAGAGGCCAGTTTTCGGGTGATGGCGGATGAAAAAATTTACGACCTGTTCATCAAAGCCGGTCCCGTTGAGACCCTGTCCATGCCGAAATACGGGAAGGTCAAGAGCATTCGGATCGTGCCGGAGGCTGCATTCCAGGGGCTGTTCGTAAGGAAGGGCAGGATGACACTCTGGGTGTCGCAAGACGCGCGGCGAGTCGCGACGCGGATCCAGGCGTCGGTGCCGGTGGCGAACGTGCATGTCAACCTGTATCAGGTACGCGGCCCTGGCAACGACTTCTGGGTGCAGGGAGGATCGAAATGGGCCGAGGATGGGGCGGGGGGAGATGCGCGCCGCCCGGAGACTGAGGATCTGGCCCATGTCGATTAG
- the rfaE1 gene encoding D-glycero-beta-D-manno-heptose-7-phosphate kinase — translation MSISVSRARAITARFSHQKVLVVGDLMLDHYIHGHVSRISPEAPVPVLLVAREHSVPGGACNVAANVRALGGAAAVAGVMGRDAHGAALERLLQSAGIETRAVLRLPGHPTTVKTRVIAERQQVVRVDWEKPARLNDRQHRELARKIEHAFEGVTAVIFEDYGKGVLTQPVVDAVMAEAQRRGVPVGLDPKENYQLRFDGLALAKPNRKEAFAHAGLPDPGPRNNPTEDVALLEVANRLMEKWKPALLLITLGAQGLLLAERGKKPYHVPTRAREVFDLSGAGDTVIATCMLALAAGADARAAAELANYAAGVVVGKLGTATCSREELLEYLARG, via the coding sequence ATGTCGATTAGCGTTTCTCGCGCACGCGCCATTACCGCTCGGTTCTCGCATCAGAAAGTCCTCGTGGTCGGCGACCTGATGTTGGACCACTACATTCATGGGCACGTCAGCCGTATTTCGCCGGAGGCGCCGGTGCCCGTGTTGCTGGTTGCCCGCGAGCACAGCGTGCCCGGCGGGGCCTGCAACGTCGCGGCGAACGTCCGCGCGCTCGGCGGCGCGGCCGCCGTTGCCGGCGTGATGGGGCGCGACGCGCACGGCGCTGCTCTGGAACGACTTCTGCAGAGCGCCGGAATCGAAACCCGAGCGGTGTTGCGGCTTCCGGGCCACCCCACGACCGTCAAGACGCGGGTGATTGCCGAACGGCAACAGGTTGTCCGCGTCGACTGGGAAAAACCGGCCCGTTTGAATGATCGGCAGCACCGGGAACTGGCCCGAAAAATCGAGCACGCCTTTGAAGGCGTGACGGCTGTGATTTTTGAAGATTACGGAAAGGGGGTTCTTACTCAACCCGTCGTGGATGCCGTCATGGCCGAGGCCCAACGGCGAGGCGTTCCGGTGGGCCTTGATCCCAAGGAAAACTATCAGCTCCGATTTGATGGACTTGCCCTCGCCAAGCCCAACCGGAAGGAAGCCTTCGCGCATGCCGGACTGCCGGATCCGGGCCCGAGGAATAATCCTACGGAAGATGTCGCGCTCCTGGAGGTGGCGAACAGGCTGATGGAAAAATGGAAACCAGCCCTGTTGCTGATCACGCTCGGCGCCCAGGGGTTACTGCTGGCCGAACGCGGCAAAAAGCCGTATCACGTCCCGACTCGAGCAAGAGAAGTCTTTGACTTGAGCGGCGCGGGCGACACGGTGATCGCCACATGCATGCTGGCCTTGGCGGCCGGCGCCGACGCGCGTGCCGCCGCGGAGCTCGCTAATTACGCCGCCGGCGTCGTCGTAGGGAAGCTCGGGACTGCGACATGTTCGCGCGAGGAGCTGCTCGAGTACCTCGCCCGCGGATAA
- the kdsB gene encoding 3-deoxy-manno-octulosonate cytidylyltransferase, with protein MRVAIVIPARYGSSRLPGKPLIQLCGKPLIQWVWERARQSRHGETVRIATDDPRIVETVRAFGGECVMTRPDHPSGTDRIAEAVRHLDLDIVVNIQGDEPLIDPGLIDSLADSLAQNSDWDMATAATPIRSEGDLRNPAVVKVVVDACGCALYFSREPIPHVRDTVDPAQILSRGLHRRHLGVYAYRRDFLERLVATPPCELELAEKLEQLRALYIGGRIGVLATEHVGLGVDTPDDIPRAEAALRAQA; from the coding sequence ATGCGGGTCGCCATCGTCATCCCCGCCCGATACGGCTCCTCGCGATTGCCTGGGAAACCCCTGATTCAGCTCTGCGGCAAACCCTTGATCCAATGGGTTTGGGAGCGCGCTCGCCAAAGCCGACATGGCGAAACGGTGCGGATCGCGACGGATGATCCTCGAATCGTCGAGACCGTCCGCGCGTTCGGGGGGGAATGCGTGATGACCCGTCCTGACCACCCATCCGGCACGGACCGCATTGCCGAAGCAGTCCGGCATCTCGATCTCGATATCGTGGTGAATATCCAGGGGGACGAGCCACTAATCGATCCGGGATTGATCGACAGCCTGGCCGACTCGCTCGCTCAAAATTCCGATTGGGATATGGCGACTGCGGCAACACCGATCCGGTCGGAAGGGGATCTTCGAAACCCTGCCGTCGTCAAGGTGGTCGTGGATGCTTGCGGTTGTGCCTTGTATTTCTCGCGAGAACCGATTCCCCATGTGCGCGATACGGTCGACCCGGCTCAGATCCTTTCGCGCGGGTTGCATCGCCGGCACCTTGGGGTATATGCCTACCGCCGCGATTTTCTCGAACGCTTGGTCGCGACCCCGCCGTGCGAGCTGGAACTGGCAGAGAAGCTCGAGCAACTGCGAGCTCTCTACATCGGTGGGCGCATAGGTGTCCTCGCGACCGAACATGTCGGACTGGGGGTCGACACGCCCGACGACATTCCGCGCGCCGAGGCGGCCCTCCGCGCTCAGGCCTGA
- a CDS encoding glycosyltransferase family 39 protein has product MTTVRRSVKLIAVASAVLAAAVRCLYFADFAESSLANPGAGGHDRALYHRAAQEPFFPDRAFDHMPLYPWALRLIYLATGPRAENAAYFGIACDAATAALIALTAARLGAIPPVAALASLLYAMYPVAIAYSVQTMPNTLNAFATALFAWISLRFKRQRTASWLGLGLLAGTSALGWAAWLLMAPAWALAEALSARERSIPLRHLLAFALAFAGPIAVVAVHNARIEGQFVGLTTHSGFNFYMGNHERATGHPVRVRNFRMTAGALLEDAHRAAEEAVGRKLSRAESSAWWSEQAMKFWRERPADALRLALRKAVLVFHGVDVDDLRLVELSQLLVGWFESRWWPSFAWIGWAGLVGLACARGAGPLRSLAAAGVLSLVAMFITARYRLALAPLFLGLGAAGLRRITDDFRAGRPRLSIVLALAALGIVFWPFQIPDQRPTDYANAAVHLMQANRAEEALRMTDRGLAIRPNFAPLLHARGEALFRLGAYREAAASFAAVLEVEPTHPLAAYNFALSLARAGDVRAARDTLRAAAARRPLSESAAKLLAELEASLSAAE; this is encoded by the coding sequence ATGACGACCGTTCGTCGTTCCGTGAAATTGATCGCGGTTGCGTCCGCCGTGTTAGCTGCAGCCGTGCGGTGCTTATATTTTGCGGACTTCGCTGAGTCCTCTCTCGCCAACCCTGGCGCCGGCGGCCATGACCGAGCCCTCTATCACAGGGCCGCGCAGGAACCTTTTTTTCCGGACCGCGCTTTCGACCACATGCCGCTCTACCCGTGGGCGCTGCGCCTTATTTATCTCGCGACAGGACCCCGAGCGGAAAACGCCGCGTATTTCGGCATCGCGTGTGACGCGGCGACCGCCGCGCTCATCGCGCTGACGGCCGCGCGGCTCGGTGCGATCCCGCCCGTGGCCGCCCTCGCGAGCCTGCTTTACGCCATGTATCCCGTCGCAATTGCGTACTCGGTTCAGACCATGCCCAACACGCTGAACGCATTCGCCACGGCCCTCTTCGCCTGGATCTCGCTCCGCTTCAAACGCCAACGCACGGCGAGCTGGCTGGGTCTCGGGCTGCTGGCGGGAACATCCGCGCTCGGCTGGGCAGCCTGGCTTTTGATGGCGCCCGCGTGGGCGCTGGCCGAGGCGCTCTCGGCGCGGGAGCGGAGCATTCCATTGCGCCATCTCCTGGCGTTCGCTCTCGCATTCGCCGGCCCGATCGCGGTTGTTGCCGTTCACAACGCGCGCATCGAAGGGCAGTTCGTCGGACTCACCACGCATAGCGGCTTCAATTTCTACATGGGGAACCACGAGCGAGCCACCGGCCACCCGGTTCGGGTCCGAAACTTTCGAATGACCGCTGGGGCCCTCCTCGAGGACGCTCACCGCGCTGCGGAGGAGGCTGTCGGACGCAAGCTGTCTCGCGCGGAAAGTTCCGCGTGGTGGAGTGAACAGGCGATGAAATTTTGGCGAGAACGGCCGGCAGACGCGCTGCGTTTGGCGCTGCGCAAAGCTGTCCTCGTGTTCCATGGCGTGGATGTAGACGACTTGCGACTCGTCGAACTGTCGCAACTGCTGGTGGGCTGGTTCGAAAGCCGCTGGTGGCCCAGTTTCGCCTGGATCGGCTGGGCAGGACTGGTCGGCCTGGCTTGCGCCCGCGGAGCCGGGCCGCTCCGGTCGCTGGCCGCCGCCGGTGTGTTGAGCCTCGTTGCCATGTTCATCACGGCCAGGTATCGGCTCGCGCTTGCGCCTCTTTTCCTCGGGCTGGGCGCGGCCGGCCTTCGCCGCATTACCGACGATTTCCGCGCAGGGCGACCCCGACTTTCCATCGTGTTAGCGCTCGCCGCGCTGGGAATCGTCTTCTGGCCATTTCAGATCCCTGACCAACGCCCGACCGACTACGCGAATGCGGCCGTCCATCTGATGCAGGCCAACCGGGCGGAGGAGGCGTTGCGCATGACCGATCGCGGGCTGGCCATACGCCCGAATTTCGCACCACTCCTCCATGCCCGCGGCGAGGCGCTGTTCCGGCTGGGCGCCTACCGCGAGGCCGCTGCGTCGTTCGCGGCCGTTTTAGAGGTCGAGCCGACACACCCGCTTGCGGCCTACAATTTCGCATTGAGTTTGGCGCGGGCCGGCGACGTTCGGGCCGCTCGTGACACGCTCCGCGCGGCAGCGGCCCGCCGTCCCCTTAGCGAATCCGCCGCGAAGCTCCTTGCCGAATTGGAAGCAAGTCTGAGCGCCGCCGAATAA
- the glpK gene encoding glycerol kinase GlpK produces the protein MKAVLALDQGTTSSRAILFDKSGRVIGASQREFPQHYPQPGWVEHDAMDIWESQLDCAKRAIREAGLNPRDIAAIGVTNQRETAILWDRSSGRPVHRAIVWQDRRTAELCERLRRRGLEPSIARKTGLRLDPYFSATKVTWMLDHSKKLRRDAENGRVAFGTVDSWLVHQLTEGGLHVTDASNASRTLLFNIRTGRWDAALLRLFGVPAPMLPAVRDSSEVVGVVSKRWFGAEIPIAGIAGDQQAALFGQLGIRPGLVKNTYGTGLFMLMNTGTRPVFSRNRLLTTVAWRLKGEMTYALEGSVFIGGAAVQWLRDGLRLIQRSADIEPLAASVPDSGGVVLVPAFTGLGAPYWDPYARGTVVGITRGTSAAHLARATLEAIAHQSADVLDAMRRDARLTLREVRVDGGASENNLLMQIQADLARVPVVRPAVRETTALGAAMLAALAVGFWRNLQELERIWALDRRFRPLQPAAASRRARERWAEAVRRSLGWARAGGGVGQ, from the coding sequence ATGAAGGCGGTTTTGGCGCTGGATCAAGGGACGACGAGTTCTCGAGCCATACTCTTCGACAAGTCGGGCCGAGTGATCGGCGCGTCGCAGCGCGAATTTCCCCAACACTACCCCCAGCCGGGCTGGGTCGAGCACGACGCCATGGACATTTGGGAATCGCAACTGGATTGCGCCAAAAGGGCGATTCGCGAGGCTGGACTGAACCCGCGAGATATTGCAGCGATCGGCGTCACCAACCAGCGCGAGACCGCGATCCTCTGGGACCGCTCTAGCGGGCGACCGGTTCATCGCGCCATCGTTTGGCAGGACCGGCGGACGGCCGAACTGTGTGAACGTCTCCGCCGTCGTGGGTTGGAGCCGTCCATTGCGCGGAAGACAGGCCTGAGACTTGACCCGTATTTCTCGGCCACCAAGGTCACATGGATGCTGGACCACTCGAAAAAATTGCGCCGCGACGCGGAAAATGGACGCGTGGCGTTTGGCACGGTCGATTCTTGGCTGGTTCACCAGTTGACCGAAGGCGGATTGCATGTGACTGACGCGTCGAACGCCAGCCGGACGCTGCTGTTCAACATCCGCACAGGTCGGTGGGATGCTGCGCTCTTGCGCCTTTTCGGCGTGCCGGCCCCGATGCTTCCTGCCGTGCGGGATTCGAGCGAGGTCGTGGGGGTCGTTTCCAAGCGGTGGTTTGGCGCCGAAATCCCGATTGCGGGCATCGCCGGCGACCAGCAGGCGGCGTTGTTCGGCCAGTTGGGGATTCGGCCGGGCCTCGTGAAAAACACGTATGGCACCGGCTTGTTCATGCTGATGAACACCGGGACCCGGCCCGTGTTTTCGCGCAACCGGCTGCTCACCACGGTCGCCTGGCGATTGAAGGGCGAGATGACCTACGCGCTCGAGGGCAGTGTGTTTATTGGGGGCGCCGCAGTCCAATGGTTGCGTGATGGTCTGCGGCTCATTCAGCGGTCAGCCGACATCGAGCCGCTGGCGGCGAGCGTGCCCGATTCGGGCGGCGTCGTCCTAGTGCCTGCATTTACCGGTCTGGGAGCGCCCTACTGGGATCCGTATGCGCGCGGGACGGTGGTGGGCATCACGAGAGGAACCTCGGCTGCGCATCTCGCGCGCGCGACGCTCGAAGCCATCGCGCACCAATCGGCAGATGTGCTGGATGCAATGCGGAGAGATGCGCGGTTGACCCTTCGCGAGGTGCGGGTGGATGGCGGTGCATCGGAGAACAACCTGCTGATGCAAATCCAGGCGGATCTGGCGCGGGTGCCCGTCGTTCGGCCGGCCGTTCGTGAAACGACGGCGCTCGGCGCGGCGATGCTGGCGGCGTTGGCAGTTGGATTTTGGCGCAATCTGCAGGAACTGGAACGGATCTGGGCGTTGGATCGCCGGTTCCGCCCCCTGCAGCCTGCCGCGGCATCTCGTAGGGCGCGGGAGCGATGGGCCGAGGCTGTTCGGCGTTCGCTGGGATGGGCGCGGGCAGGCGGCGGGGTCGGGCAGTGA
- a CDS encoding glycerol-3-phosphate dehydrogenase/oxidase has translation MGRGCSAFAGMGAGRRRGRAVNREEAIRRIRGEPTEWDVLVIGGGAAGLGAAVDAAARGYATVLVEQHDFAKGTSSRSTKLIHGGVRYLRQGNIALVREALHERGLLRRLAPHLVRDLGFVVPLYAWWEGPFYGFGFKLYDALAGDLGLAPSRRLSKRETLARIPTVRAEGLLGGVVYHDAQFDDARLAIVLARTLHALGGVPLNYARAIRLLKRRGRICGAVVRDEEDPAKPVYEIRARVVINATGVFADRIRRLDCRGAQPLASPSQGVHLVLDRSFLPGDDAIMVPHTEDGRVLFAVPWKGRALIGTTDTPVRRAVLEPVPLDEEVDYLLRHAARYLARAPTRDDVLSMFAGLRPLFGSRKGAPTAALSREHYIEVSPSGLVTIVGGKWTTYRRMGEDVVTRAAESAGLPKREPASADIPLLGAPAMAPEPGRLADYGTESSEIEKLESAQQNLAAPIHPRLPYCFSQVLWAVQREMARTVEDVLARRTRALFLDARAALEAAPAVAEQLAEMLTRPRSWVDSQLEEFKKIVQRYLPS, from the coding sequence ATGGGCCGAGGCTGTTCGGCGTTCGCTGGGATGGGCGCGGGCAGGCGGCGGGGTCGGGCAGTGAATCGGGAGGAGGCGATTCGCCGGATTCGCGGCGAGCCGACGGAATGGGATGTCCTCGTAATTGGCGGCGGCGCCGCGGGGTTGGGCGCCGCGGTCGATGCTGCCGCCCGCGGCTATGCCACGGTTCTCGTGGAACAGCACGACTTTGCGAAGGGCACCTCGAGCCGGAGCACCAAACTCATTCACGGGGGCGTCCGCTACCTGCGCCAAGGCAACATTGCCCTTGTCAGGGAGGCGCTGCACGAGCGAGGCCTGCTGCGGCGTCTCGCGCCACATCTGGTGCGCGACCTCGGATTCGTCGTGCCGCTCTACGCATGGTGGGAGGGGCCCTTTTACGGGTTCGGTTTCAAACTCTATGATGCTCTGGCGGGCGATCTTGGCCTTGCGCCATCCCGCCGACTTTCGAAGCGCGAGACGCTGGCCCGCATTCCGACAGTTCGCGCAGAGGGTCTGCTCGGGGGCGTGGTTTACCACGACGCGCAATTTGACGACGCCCGCCTTGCAATTGTGCTGGCGCGGACGCTCCACGCCCTCGGCGGAGTGCCGCTAAATTATGCTCGCGCGATTCGTCTGCTCAAACGCCGCGGCCGCATTTGCGGCGCCGTGGTGCGAGATGAAGAGGATCCTGCCAAGCCAGTGTACGAAATCCGCGCCCGGGTCGTCATCAACGCGACGGGCGTTTTTGCGGACCGCATCCGCCGGTTGGACTGCCGCGGCGCGCAGCCGCTGGCGTCGCCCAGCCAGGGCGTGCACCTCGTTCTCGACCGGTCGTTCCTGCCCGGCGATGACGCGATCATGGTGCCACACACCGAGGACGGCCGGGTGCTTTTTGCCGTGCCGTGGAAAGGGCGTGCGTTGATTGGCACGACCGATACGCCGGTTCGCCGCGCCGTACTCGAGCCGGTCCCGCTGGACGAGGAGGTCGATTACCTCCTCCGCCACGCGGCGCGCTATCTCGCCCGCGCGCCGACCCGCGATGACGTGCTGAGCATGTTCGCCGGCCTCCGCCCGCTTTTCGGGTCGCGAAAAGGCGCGCCGACGGCCGCGCTGTCGCGGGAACATTACATCGAAGTCTCGCCGTCCGGGCTGGTGACGATCGTGGGAGGGAAATGGACCACCTACCGACGGATGGGCGAGGACGTCGTGACGCGGGCGGCCGAATCAGCCGGCCTGCCCAAGCGGGAGCCCGCCTCCGCCGATATTCCCCTTTTGGGCGCGCCAGCCATGGCGCCCGAACCAGGTCGGCTTGCGGACTACGGAACGGAGTCTTCGGAGATCGAAAAGTTGGAATCGGCCCAACAAAATCTCGCGGCGCCCATCCACCCGCGGCTGCCCTACTGTTTCTCACAGGTTTTGTGGGCGGTGCAGCGCGAAATGGCCCGCACGGTGGAGGATGTGCTGGCCCGTCGTACGCGGGCGCTGTTTCTGGATGCCCGGGCCGCCCTCGAGGCCGCGCCCGCCGTCGCGGAACAGCTCGCCGAAATGCTTACCAGACCGCGTTCCTGGGTGGATTCACAACTTGAAGAATTCAAAAAAATCGTTCAACGATACCTTCCATCCTAA